In Runella sp. SP2, the genomic window TGAATTATATGCCGAAATTCAATAATCAAGTTAAAACTTTTGTGTAATTTGGCACGGCCAAACTAATAAAAAACAAACACTCACCTAATAATAGTATGAACATCCACGAGTACCAAGGAAAAGAAATACTCAAAAAATACGGTGTCAGAGTCCAAGACGGCATCGTGGTTGATACCCCAGAACGCGCAGTAGAAGCCTACCGCACTATCGCAGAACGTACAAATTCTAAGTTTGTCGTTATCAAATCTCAAATCCACGCAGGTGGACGCGGAAAGGGTCAAATTGTTGGTAGCGAACAACGCGGCGTTCAAGTGGTAAAATCACCTGACCAAGCTCGTGAAACAGCTACTAACCTCCTCGGACACGTGTTGGTGACGCACCAGACAGGCCCAGAAGGGAAAAAAGTAAACAAGATTTTCTTGGCAGAAGACGCTTACTACCCTGGAGCTTCGGAGCCTAAAGAATTTTACATGTCAATTCTTCTTGACCGTGCCAAAGGTTGCCCTGTTATCATGGCAAGTACCGAAGGTGGTATGGACATCGAAGAAGTTGCCGAACACTCTCCTGAAAAAATCATCAAAGAGTGGGTAGATCCTCGCGTAGGTTTGCAAGGTTTCCAAGCCCGCAAAATCGCGTTTGCGTTTGGCCTTACTGGCAATGCTTTCAAAGAAATGGTAAAATTTGTTTCGGCGCTTTACAGTGCGTACATCGAATCGGATGCGGCCATGTTTGAAATCAACCCTGTGTTGAAAACTTCTGACGATAAAATCTTAGCCGTTGACGCCAAAGTAAACCTTGATGACAACGCGCTCATCCGCCACGCCGACCTAGCCGACATGCGTGACACAAACGAAGAAGACCCGTTGGAAGTTGAAGCTGGCGAAAGCAACCTTAACTATGTAAAACTTGACGGAAACGTAGGTTGTATGGTAAACGGTGCTGGTTTGGCAATGGCTACCATGGACCTTATCAAATTATCAGGTGGTGAACCTGCCAACTTCTTGGACGTTGGTGGTGGCGCTAACGCAAAAACGGTTGAAGCTGGTTTTCGTATTATCTTGAAAGACCCGAACGTAAAAGCTATCTTGATCAACATCTTTGGTGGTATCGTTCGTTGCGACCGTGTAGCAACAGGGGTAGTTGAAGCTTACAAAGCCATCGGAAACATTCCAGTACCTATCATCGTCCGTTTGCAAGGAACCAATGCTGAAGAAGGTGCCCGCATCATCAACGAATCAGGTTTGCAAGTTTTTTCAGCCATTGAGTTCAAAGAAGCAGCCGCGAAAGTGACTGAAGTTTTGAAGTCGTTGGGTCTATAAGAAAACCCCATATTGTATTCACATGGCAAGGCGCGACAAATGTCGCGCCTTGTTTTTTTGGGAGAAAGACGTTTTTCCACCCCAACTGTTACCTTTGCGTTTCGATTGGCGTTTGGGAAGTATGATTTACGATATTTTAAAACAGTACTGGAATTACGATTCGTTTCGTCCGCTACAAGAAGATATTATACAAAGTATTTTGTCGGGGCGAGATACGCTCGCATTACTCCCCACGGGCGGGGGAAAGTCGGTGTGTTTTCAAGTTCCTGCATTGGCCAAAGAGGGTGTTTGTATTGTCGTTACGCCGTTGATTGCCCTCATGAAAGATCAAGTAGAGCAACTCAAACGGCGGCGTATCATGGCTGCGGCCATTTATTCGGGGA contains:
- the sucC gene encoding ADP-forming succinate--CoA ligase subunit beta, producing MNIHEYQGKEILKKYGVRVQDGIVVDTPERAVEAYRTIAERTNSKFVVIKSQIHAGGRGKGQIVGSEQRGVQVVKSPDQARETATNLLGHVLVTHQTGPEGKKVNKIFLAEDAYYPGASEPKEFYMSILLDRAKGCPVIMASTEGGMDIEEVAEHSPEKIIKEWVDPRVGLQGFQARKIAFAFGLTGNAFKEMVKFVSALYSAYIESDAAMFEINPVLKTSDDKILAVDAKVNLDDNALIRHADLADMRDTNEEDPLEVEAGESNLNYVKLDGNVGCMVNGAGLAMATMDLIKLSGGEPANFLDVGGGANAKTVEAGFRIILKDPNVKAILINIFGGIVRCDRVATGVVEAYKAIGNIPVPIIVRLQGTNAEEGARIINESGLQVFSAIEFKEAAAKVTEVLKSLGL